Proteins from one Microbacterium sufflavum genomic window:
- the thiM gene encoding hydroxyethylthiazole kinase, producing MSDLLRPVSTPDLAASAGRLREALRQSPPLTHCVTNAVVTGFTANVLLALGAAPAMVDIVGEAEMFAGVASGLLINLGTPTPEQRAASVEAVTGAAASGTPWVLDPVAIGVLPVRTTLAHELAARRPTAIRGNASEILALAGHTAGGRGVDATDGTEAAAGAAQELARTTGAVVAVSGPVDLITDGDRVVRIANGHELLTRVTGGGCALGAVMAAFLGTAQQTGDDALTAVAAATLVYTVAAEHAAPVAAGPGTFAVALLDALDAVTADDVAAGARVSEETR from the coding sequence ATGAGCGATCTTCTGCGTCCTGTTTCCACCCCCGACCTCGCCGCCTCGGCGGGAAGACTGCGGGAGGCGCTGCGGCAGTCGCCTCCGTTGACGCACTGCGTCACCAACGCGGTCGTCACGGGCTTCACCGCCAACGTGCTGCTCGCCCTGGGCGCCGCGCCCGCGATGGTCGACATCGTCGGCGAGGCCGAGATGTTCGCCGGTGTGGCCTCCGGTCTGCTGATCAACCTGGGCACGCCGACGCCCGAGCAGCGCGCCGCGAGCGTGGAGGCCGTGACGGGAGCCGCGGCGTCCGGCACCCCGTGGGTGCTCGACCCGGTCGCGATCGGCGTGCTGCCGGTGCGCACGACCCTCGCGCATGAGCTCGCGGCGCGGCGTCCGACCGCGATCCGCGGCAATGCGTCCGAGATCCTCGCCCTGGCAGGCCACACGGCCGGCGGTCGCGGCGTCGACGCGACCGACGGCACCGAGGCCGCTGCCGGGGCGGCGCAGGAGCTCGCCCGCACCACGGGAGCCGTGGTGGCCGTGTCCGGGCCCGTCGACCTGATCACCGACGGCGATCGCGTCGTGCGCATCGCCAACGGCCACGAACTGCTCACGCGCGTGACGGGTGGCGGCTGTGCTCTGGGCGCCGTGATGGCGGCCTTCCTCGGAACTGCTCAGCAGACGGGAGACGATGCGCTCACGGCGGTCGCCGCGGCGACCCTCGTCTACACCGTGGCGGCTGAGCACGCCGCCCCGGTCGCCGCAGGGCCCGGCACTTTCGCTGTCGCGCTGCTGGACGCGCTCGACGCCGTGACCGCGGATGACGTCGCCGCGGGCGCCCGCGTGTCGGAGGAGACCCGATGA
- a CDS encoding NAD-dependent epimerase/dehydratase family protein produces the protein MTDVLILGGTGWLSGRIAHGWLEAGADVTCLARGGRAAPDGAALIVADRDAPDAYAEAARREWDHVVDVSSRAAHVAGAVAALGDRAAQWTYVSSMSVYADDMTAGADESAPRHAPARDGQGEDDYAAQKVAAEDAVAALGARALVARPGLIVGDGDPSDRFGYWAAAFLRAADGPVLLPPLDGKTAQVIDVDDLAAFLVTASPGSPVNAIGDARPLGEVLDAVRRAAGHEGATVIADADRLVAQGVEYWMGPHSLPLWLPEEMTGFMTRSNAAYRARGGALRPLADTIARVIDDERARGVDRERRAGLTRAEELRILAAVTEGPAGAR, from the coding sequence ATGACGGATGTGCTGATCCTGGGCGGGACGGGCTGGCTCTCGGGGCGGATCGCCCACGGCTGGCTGGAGGCGGGCGCGGACGTGACCTGCCTCGCGCGCGGGGGGCGTGCCGCTCCCGACGGCGCGGCGCTGATCGTCGCCGACCGGGACGCACCGGACGCCTATGCGGAGGCCGCCCGCCGCGAGTGGGATCACGTCGTGGACGTCTCCTCACGGGCGGCGCACGTCGCGGGGGCCGTCGCGGCCCTGGGCGATCGTGCGGCGCAGTGGACGTACGTGTCGTCGATGTCGGTGTACGCCGATGACATGACCGCGGGCGCCGACGAGTCCGCGCCGCGTCACGCGCCGGCGCGTGACGGCCAGGGGGAGGACGACTACGCGGCCCAGAAGGTCGCGGCGGAAGACGCCGTCGCGGCCCTCGGCGCACGCGCGCTCGTCGCGCGTCCCGGGCTGATCGTGGGCGACGGAGACCCCAGCGATCGCTTCGGCTACTGGGCCGCCGCCTTTCTCCGCGCGGCCGACGGTCCGGTGCTCCTGCCGCCCCTCGACGGGAAGACCGCGCAGGTGATCGATGTGGACGATCTGGCGGCGTTCCTCGTGACGGCGTCTCCCGGTTCTCCCGTGAATGCGATCGGCGACGCGCGTCCGCTCGGGGAGGTGCTGGACGCCGTGCGTCGTGCCGCTGGTCACGAGGGGGCGACGGTGATCGCCGACGCGGATCGGCTGGTGGCCCAGGGCGTGGAGTACTGGATGGGCCCGCATTCGCTCCCGCTCTGGTTGCCCGAGGAGATGACCGGATTCATGACGCGGTCGAACGCCGCCTATCGGGCGCGCGGCGGGGCGCTGCGTCCGCTGGCCGACACGATCGCGCGCGTGATCGACGACGAGCGCGCACGCGGCGTCGACCGGGAACGGAGGGCGGGGCTGACCCGCGCCGAGGAGCTGCGGATCCTCGCGGCCGTCACGGAGGGACCCGCCGGGGCTCGCTAG
- the pheT gene encoding phenylalanine--tRNA ligase subunit beta, whose amino-acid sequence MRVPLSWLREYVDLAPETTPEDVLAALVTVGFEEEDVHRFAITGPVVVGQVVSLEPEPQSNGKTINWCQVDVGEEHGGVRGIVCGAHNFAAGDKVVVTLPGAVLPGPFPIAARKTYGHVSDGMIASARELGLGDEHNGIVVLSDLGIDAPVGTDAIALLGLDDVAVEINVTPDRGYAFSVRGVAREYAHATGATFRDPAERDFAELQPGSGHTTVVDDRAPVRGNVGASEFVTRVVRDVDPSRPTPPWMIARLSLAGMRSLGVLIDITNYVMLELGQPLHGYDLDKLAGGITVRRATPGEKMTTLDGVERALHEEDLLITDESGPIGLAGVMGGGTTEMSDTTRNVLIEAATFDPTTIARTARRHKLPSEASKRFERGVDPLIPFVAARRAADLMVELAGGTLTDEGGALFAEVFVGDIALPAGFVQGLIGVDYTDDEITGALTTIGAEVTEAEAGWTVIPPTWRPDLTDKWTLAEEVARIHGLDRIPAVLPTPPSGRGLTAHQQGRRRVANALAAAGFVETPTFPFTTEAQNDLHGSASGEHLPSIRLANPLDGQAPYLRRSLIPGLLQTAHRNIARGMTDLALFETGLVFLPEPGVEYGTDEVPPLGVRPSDETLAALDASIPPQERHIAVLLTGNVSPRQPGRPAEASGLVEALDAVRVIAAAAGIDIDVRQAQRAALHPGRTGALVAAGEEVGYVGELHPSVAEDADLPGRATVLELDLDRILTLAGTRIVAASLSTFPAATQDVSLTVAADVPAGEVRAALAEGAGALLESVRLVDDYRGEGVSEGAKSLTFALRFRADDRTLTAAEATDAKLAGVAVAAERFGAALRD is encoded by the coding sequence ATGCGCGTCCCGCTTTCGTGGCTGCGTGAGTACGTCGATCTGGCTCCCGAGACCACGCCCGAGGATGTCCTCGCGGCGCTGGTGACGGTGGGCTTCGAAGAGGAGGACGTGCACCGCTTCGCCATCACGGGTCCCGTGGTGGTCGGCCAGGTCGTGTCGCTCGAACCGGAGCCCCAGTCCAACGGCAAGACCATCAACTGGTGCCAGGTGGACGTCGGTGAGGAGCACGGCGGCGTCCGCGGGATCGTCTGCGGGGCGCACAACTTCGCCGCCGGGGACAAGGTCGTCGTGACCCTTCCCGGTGCGGTGCTGCCCGGCCCGTTCCCGATCGCCGCGCGCAAGACCTACGGGCACGTGTCCGACGGGATGATCGCCTCCGCGCGCGAGCTCGGCCTCGGCGACGAGCACAACGGCATCGTCGTGCTGTCCGACCTCGGCATCGATGCCCCGGTGGGCACCGACGCCATCGCGCTGCTCGGCCTCGACGACGTCGCGGTGGAGATCAACGTGACGCCCGATCGCGGCTACGCCTTCTCGGTCCGCGGTGTCGCCCGCGAGTACGCCCACGCCACGGGCGCGACCTTCCGCGACCCCGCCGAGCGCGACTTCGCCGAGCTGCAGCCCGGCTCCGGTCACACGACCGTCGTCGACGACCGGGCCCCGGTGCGCGGCAACGTCGGTGCGAGCGAGTTCGTCACGCGCGTCGTGCGGGACGTGGACCCGTCGCGCCCGACGCCGCCGTGGATGATCGCCCGGCTGAGCCTCGCCGGCATGCGGTCGCTGGGCGTGCTGATCGACATCACGAACTATGTGATGCTCGAGCTCGGGCAGCCGCTGCACGGCTACGACCTGGACAAGCTCGCGGGCGGCATCACGGTGCGTCGCGCGACGCCGGGCGAGAAGATGACCACGCTCGACGGCGTGGAGCGTGCGCTGCACGAGGAGGACCTGCTCATCACGGACGAGTCCGGACCCATCGGCCTCGCCGGTGTCATGGGCGGCGGCACGACCGAGATGAGCGACACCACGCGCAACGTGCTGATCGAGGCGGCGACGTTCGACCCCACGACCATCGCCAGGACGGCCCGTCGCCACAAGCTGCCCAGCGAGGCCTCCAAGCGCTTCGAGCGGGGCGTCGACCCGCTGATCCCCTTCGTGGCGGCGCGTCGGGCGGCCGACCTCATGGTCGAGCTCGCCGGCGGGACGCTCACCGACGAGGGTGGCGCGCTGTTCGCCGAGGTGTTCGTGGGGGACATCGCGCTGCCGGCCGGCTTCGTGCAGGGGCTCATCGGCGTGGACTACACCGACGACGAGATCACGGGCGCCCTCACGACCATCGGCGCCGAGGTGACCGAGGCGGAAGCCGGCTGGACCGTGATCCCGCCCACCTGGCGACCCGACCTCACCGACAAGTGGACGCTCGCGGAGGAGGTCGCCCGCATCCACGGGCTCGACCGCATCCCCGCGGTGTTGCCGACGCCGCCGTCCGGTCGCGGCCTCACCGCCCACCAGCAGGGTCGTCGCCGCGTGGCGAACGCACTCGCGGCGGCGGGCTTCGTCGAGACGCCGACGTTCCCGTTCACGACCGAGGCGCAGAACGACCTGCACGGTTCCGCGTCGGGGGAGCACCTGCCGAGCATCCGCCTGGCGAACCCGCTCGACGGGCAGGCCCCGTACCTGCGCCGCTCGCTGATCCCGGGGCTGCTGCAGACCGCGCACCGCAACATCGCCCGCGGCATGACCGACCTGGCCCTCTTCGAGACGGGCCTCGTGTTCCTGCCGGAGCCGGGCGTCGAGTACGGAACCGACGAGGTGCCGCCGCTCGGCGTGCGCCCCTCCGACGAGACGCTCGCCGCGCTCGACGCGTCCATCCCGCCCCAGGAGCGCCACATCGCGGTGCTCCTCACCGGCAACGTGTCGCCGCGTCAGCCGGGTCGTCCCGCCGAGGCGTCGGGGCTGGTCGAGGCGCTCGACGCCGTGCGCGTGATCGCCGCCGCCGCGGGCATCGACATCGACGTGCGACAGGCGCAGCGCGCCGCGCTGCATCCCGGCCGCACCGGGGCGCTCGTCGCGGCCGGCGAGGAGGTCGGCTACGTCGGGGAGCTGCACCCCTCGGTGGCGGAGGACGCCGACCTGCCCGGTCGCGCCACCGTGCTCGAGCTCGACCTCGACCGCATCCTCACCCTCGCGGGGACGCGGATCGTGGCGGCCTCGCTGTCGACGTTCCCCGCGGCCACGCAGGACGTGTCGCTGACCGTGGCCGCCGATGTGCCGGCGGGCGAGGTGCGGGCGGCGCTCGCCGAGGGGGCGGGCGCGCTGCTGGAGTCGGTGCGACTGGTCGACGACTACCGCGGTGAGGGCGTGTCCGAGGGAGCCAAGAGCCTGACGTTCGCGCTGCGTTTCCGCGCCGACGACCGGACGCTCACCGCTGCGGAGGCGACCGACGCCAAGCTGGCGGGTGTCGCGGTCGCGGCGGAGCGATTCGGCGCCGCACTGCGCGACTGA
- the pheS gene encoding phenylalanine--tRNA ligase subunit alpha — protein sequence MSESPEITPDAVEAAVADALAAIDAAADTAELKAARAAHVAEGSPLAVLNASMRQVAPENKAAFGKLVGQGRGRVTQALAAKEAELAAAEVAARLEAERVDITAVPSRTRVGARHPLTLLQDQVEDIFVGMGWEIAEGPELEHEWFNFDALNFDVDHPARQEQDTFYVDPTSRHLVMRTHTSPVQVRSMLDREVPIYVLCPGRVYRTDEFDATHLPVFTQFEGLVIDKGITMAHLKGTLDHFARQLFGPEAKMRFRTNYFPFTEPSAELDLWHPTFKGGARWIEWGGCGMVNPNVLRAAGIDPEVYSGFAFGMGIERGLMFRSDVQDMRDMAEGDVRFSEQYGMVV from the coding sequence GTGTCAGAGTCTCCGGAAATCACCCCCGACGCGGTCGAAGCCGCCGTCGCCGACGCCCTCGCGGCGATCGATGCGGCCGCCGACACCGCCGAGCTGAAAGCCGCCCGAGCCGCGCACGTCGCCGAGGGATCGCCGCTCGCGGTCCTGAACGCCTCGATGCGCCAGGTCGCCCCCGAGAACAAGGCCGCGTTCGGCAAGCTCGTGGGCCAGGGGCGGGGGCGCGTGACCCAGGCGCTCGCGGCGAAGGAGGCCGAGCTGGCCGCCGCCGAGGTCGCCGCACGGCTCGAGGCTGAGCGGGTCGACATCACCGCGGTCCCCTCGCGCACGCGCGTCGGTGCCCGCCACCCGCTCACGCTGCTCCAGGACCAGGTCGAGGACATCTTCGTCGGCATGGGATGGGAGATCGCGGAGGGGCCGGAGCTCGAGCACGAGTGGTTCAACTTCGACGCGCTGAACTTCGACGTCGATCACCCCGCTCGCCAGGAGCAGGACACGTTCTACGTCGACCCGACCTCGCGTCACCTGGTGATGCGCACGCACACCAGCCCGGTGCAGGTGCGCTCGATGCTCGACCGCGAGGTGCCGATCTACGTGCTGTGCCCCGGGCGGGTGTACCGCACCGACGAGTTCGACGCCACGCACCTGCCGGTGTTCACGCAGTTCGAGGGGCTCGTGATCGACAAGGGCATCACGATGGCGCACCTGAAGGGCACGCTCGACCACTTCGCGCGTCAGCTCTTCGGCCCGGAGGCGAAGATGCGCTTCCGCACCAACTACTTCCCCTTCACGGAGCCGTCCGCTGAGCTCGACCTGTGGCACCCGACCTTCAAGGGCGGCGCGCGCTGGATCGAGTGGGGCGGCTGCGGCATGGTCAACCCGAACGTGCTGCGCGCGGCAGGGATCGATCCAGAGGTCTACAGCGGCTTCGCGTTCGGCATGGGCATCGAGCGGGGACTCATGTTCCGCAGCGATGTGCAGGACATGCGCGACATGGCCGAGGGCGATGTCCGTTTCAGCGAGCAGTACGGGATGGTGGTGTGA
- a CDS encoding amino acid ABC transporter permease: MSSVLFDVPGPRAVARNRLIGAVTVLVVLAVLGWVVWRLYATGQFAPEKWNIFTYSAVWVRFGEGLLSTLAAFAVAGVGSLVLGFVLGIGRLSEHAWVREPVRWIIEILRAVPVLILMMLLYYGLPVLGVKMPPYWAVVIALIVYNGSVLAEVLRAGIESLPRGQQEAGYAIGLRKTGVMSLILLPQAVRAMMPVIIAQLVVALKDTALGFIITYQELLYVINQIGNQAPYGSPLIPAAIVGGSMYVAVCLLLSYIAYRLQRRAKRSPKAGPAEPDPRQHGGETNTSLIVLQKGAGKFDADSAGGPGL, translated from the coding sequence ATGAGTTCCGTCCTGTTCGACGTCCCCGGGCCCCGCGCGGTCGCCCGCAACCGTCTCATCGGCGCCGTCACGGTGCTGGTGGTGCTGGCCGTCCTCGGCTGGGTGGTGTGGCGGTTGTACGCCACCGGCCAGTTCGCCCCCGAGAAGTGGAACATCTTCACCTACTCCGCGGTCTGGGTGCGCTTCGGCGAGGGACTGCTGAGCACCCTGGCCGCCTTCGCGGTCGCGGGGGTCGGCTCCCTCGTGCTCGGTTTCGTCCTCGGCATCGGCCGGCTCTCCGAGCACGCCTGGGTGCGTGAGCCCGTGCGGTGGATCATCGAGATCCTGCGGGCCGTGCCCGTCCTGATCCTGATGATGCTGCTCTACTACGGTCTTCCCGTGCTCGGCGTCAAGATGCCGCCCTACTGGGCCGTGGTCATCGCGCTGATCGTCTACAACGGCTCCGTTCTCGCCGAGGTCCTGCGCGCCGGGATCGAGTCGCTGCCGCGCGGACAGCAGGAGGCCGGTTACGCGATCGGTCTGCGCAAGACGGGGGTCATGTCGCTCATCCTGCTCCCGCAGGCCGTGCGGGCCATGATGCCCGTGATCATCGCGCAGCTCGTGGTGGCGCTGAAGGACACCGCGCTCGGCTTCATCATCACGTATCAGGAGCTGCTGTACGTCATCAACCAGATCGGCAACCAGGCGCCCTACGGCTCGCCGCTGATCCCGGCGGCGATCGTCGGCGGCTCGATGTACGTCGCGGTCTGTCTCCTGCTCTCCTACATCGCCTACCGGCTGCAGCGTCGGGCGAAGCGCTCGCCGAAGGCGGGACCGGCCGAGCCCGATCCGCGGCAGCACGGCGGCGAGACCAACACCTCGCTCATCGTGCTCCAGAAGGGTGCGGGGAAGTTCGACGCCGACAGCGCCGGAGGTCCGGGTCTCTGA
- a CDS encoding amino acid ABC transporter permease → MGVISDHLDLWGEALWGTIALFLGGGLIAVVLGLIVGAARVSPVPIARAVGGVYVNWIRNTPLTLVMFFFAFCLPILLGERVNALLLAVIALGLYTATYVAEAIRAGINTVPVGQAEAARAIGLNFGQVMRYVVLPQATRSVVPPLMSVLIALMKNTTVAAGFSVVNLGTIRAALSERGENALVVLLWVMVIFVVLVLLLSWVQRVLENKWRIAR, encoded by the coding sequence GTGGGAGTGATCTCAGACCACCTCGATCTCTGGGGTGAAGCGCTGTGGGGGACCATCGCGCTGTTCCTCGGCGGTGGCCTCATCGCCGTGGTGCTCGGCCTCATCGTGGGCGCGGCCAGGGTGTCGCCGGTTCCGATCGCGCGCGCCGTCGGTGGCGTGTACGTGAACTGGATCCGCAACACCCCGCTCACGCTGGTGATGTTCTTCTTCGCGTTCTGCCTCCCGATCCTGCTGGGGGAGCGGGTCAACGCCCTGCTCCTCGCCGTGATCGCGCTGGGCCTCTACACCGCCACCTATGTCGCGGAGGCCATCCGCGCCGGCATCAACACGGTTCCGGTCGGGCAGGCGGAGGCCGCGCGGGCGATCGGACTGAACTTCGGCCAGGTCATGCGCTACGTCGTGCTCCCGCAGGCGACGCGGTCCGTGGTCCCGCCGCTCATGAGCGTGCTGATCGCCCTCATGAAGAACACCACGGTGGCCGCCGGGTTCTCGGTGGTCAACCTCGGCACCATCCGGGCGGCACTGAGCGAGCGCGGTGAGAACGCGCTGGTCGTGCTGCTGTGGGTCATGGTCATCTTCGTCGTGCTCGTGCTGCTGCTCAGCTGGGTGCAGCGCGTGCTCGAGAACAAGTGGAGGATCGCGCGATGA
- a CDS encoding glutamate ABC transporter substrate-binding protein, with product MRRTRTLAGIGIAAAALLALTACNSGTPSSTGAPEDGDEDTSSATPWTVLEDVSIDGSPTFDRISESGTVKVGVKEDQPGLGYLDPVTGDRTGFDVDIARWMAASLGVDPEKIEFQAIASANREQAIVNGDIDYYVGTYSITDKRKEQISFAGPYFVTGQGLLVGADSDIESVDDLSSSTTVCSATGSTPIQNIKTNYPDVPTKEYDTYSKCVEDLKNGQVDAVTTDEAILIGYAAQDPDNLKVVGEPFSEERYGIGVAKGDDALVEYFNTQLTDGGDIWQQIFDNNLGASGVKAEQPEVDPVG from the coding sequence ATGCGACGCACACGGACACTGGCAGGCATCGGGATCGCGGCGGCGGCGCTGCTCGCCCTGACCGCCTGCAACAGCGGCACCCCGTCCAGCACCGGAGCACCCGAGGACGGCGACGAGGACACCTCGAGCGCCACGCCGTGGACGGTGCTGGAGGACGTCAGCATCGACGGCAGCCCGACCTTCGACCGGATCTCGGAGTCGGGGACCGTCAAGGTCGGCGTCAAGGAGGACCAGCCCGGTCTCGGCTACCTCGACCCCGTGACCGGCGACCGCACCGGCTTCGACGTCGACATCGCGCGCTGGATGGCCGCATCGCTCGGCGTGGACCCGGAGAAGATCGAGTTCCAGGCGATCGCCTCCGCGAACCGCGAGCAGGCCATCGTCAACGGCGACATCGACTACTACGTCGGCACCTACTCGATCACCGACAAGCGCAAGGAGCAGATCTCCTTCGCCGGCCCGTACTTCGTCACCGGTCAGGGCCTCCTCGTCGGCGCCGACAGCGACATCGAGAGCGTGGACGACCTGAGCTCGTCCACCACGGTGTGCTCGGCGACCGGCTCGACCCCGATCCAGAACATCAAGACGAACTACCCCGATGTCCCGACCAAGGAGTACGACACGTACTCCAAGTGCGTCGAGGACCTGAAGAACGGTCAGGTCGACGCGGTCACGACCGACGAGGCCATCCTCATCGGCTACGCCGCGCAGGACCCCGACAACCTGAAGGTCGTCGGCGAGCCCTTCAGCGAGGAGCGCTACGGCATCGGCGTGGCCAAGGGCGACGACGCGCTGGTCGAGTACTTCAACACGCAGCTGACCGACGGTGGCGACATCTGGCAGCAGATCTTCGACAACAACCTCGGTGCCTCCGGTGTGAAGGCGGAGCAGCCCGAGGTCGACCCGGTCGGTTGA
- a CDS encoding amino acid ABC transporter ATP-binding protein: MTSETPLVVVENVQKHYGEFQALSDIDLTVNTGEVVVVIGPSGSGKSTLCRTINRLETITSGSIRIDGKELPAEGKALAHLRADVGMVFQSFNLFAHLTILENVTLGPIKVRGLKKSEAEAEAMTLLKRVGVAQQANKLPAQLSGGQQQRVAIARALAMQPKVMLFDEPTSALDPEMINEVLDVMVELAQDGMTMIVVTHEMGFARKAADRVVFMADGRIVEEAKPEEFFTNPKSDRAKDFLSKLLTH; this comes from the coding sequence ATGACCTCTGAAACCCCTCTCGTCGTCGTGGAGAACGTCCAGAAGCACTACGGCGAGTTCCAGGCGCTCAGCGACATCGACCTGACCGTGAACACCGGCGAGGTCGTCGTCGTGATCGGCCCGTCCGGGTCGGGCAAGTCGACGCTGTGTCGCACGATCAACCGCCTGGAGACGATCACGAGCGGCTCGATCCGCATCGACGGCAAGGAGCTCCCCGCCGAGGGCAAGGCGCTCGCGCACCTGCGCGCCGACGTCGGCATGGTGTTCCAGTCGTTCAACCTCTTCGCCCACCTCACGATCCTGGAGAACGTGACGCTCGGGCCGATCAAGGTCCGCGGCCTCAAGAAGTCGGAGGCCGAGGCCGAGGCGATGACGCTGCTGAAGCGCGTGGGCGTCGCGCAGCAGGCGAACAAGCTCCCCGCGCAGCTCTCCGGCGGTCAGCAGCAGCGCGTCGCGATCGCGCGGGCCCTGGCGATGCAGCCCAAGGTCATGCTGTTCGACGAGCCCACCAGTGCGCTCGACCCGGAGATGATCAACGAGGTCCTCGACGTCATGGTCGAGCTCGCCCAGGACGGCATGACGATGATCGTCGTCACGCACGAGATGGGCTTCGCGCGCAAGGCCGCCGACCGTGTCGTGTTCATGGCCGACGGCCGGATCGTCGAGGAGGCGAAGCCGGAGGAGTTCTTCACCAACCCGAAGAGCGACCGCGCCAAGGACTTCCTCTCGAAGCTCCTCACCCACTGA
- a CDS encoding TAXI family TRAP transporter solute-binding subunit, translating into MSRVGRLVAGLLVTCLALTLGACATRSGEWGDEEYTIASGGSTGVYFAYGTAVADAVSSARTVDLVAEQTAGSVDNLLRVSAGEALLGFAQGDAAADAVAGTGAFTEPQDVTAVARLYDEYLQVVVRGDSPVHDLADLAGMTVSLGAENSGVNVIAGRVLDAAGVDAASIRDPQLDLGASIAAMAEGEIDGFFWVGGLPTPGIAQLARTADVRLLPIEQEWVNEVNDRYSHAYRPADVPAGTYGLAAAVTTLAVPNYLVTAGSTPAGVVRDVLATLFDARTALAQQVPAAALLDRRSAIFTGPVPLHPGAQEYYRDLRG; encoded by the coding sequence GTGAGCCGGGTGGGGCGCCTGGTCGCCGGACTGCTCGTGACGTGCCTGGCGCTGACGCTCGGGGCGTGTGCGACCCGGTCGGGCGAGTGGGGCGACGAGGAGTACACGATCGCGAGCGGAGGCTCGACGGGTGTGTACTTCGCCTACGGCACCGCGGTGGCCGACGCGGTGTCGAGCGCCAGGACGGTCGACCTGGTGGCGGAGCAGACGGCCGGATCGGTCGACAACCTGCTGCGGGTGAGCGCCGGGGAGGCGCTGCTGGGGTTCGCGCAGGGCGACGCCGCTGCCGACGCGGTGGCCGGGACGGGGGCTTTCACCGAGCCGCAGGACGTGACGGCGGTCGCACGGCTGTACGACGAGTACCTGCAGGTGGTCGTGCGCGGTGACTCCCCGGTGCACGACCTCGCCGATCTCGCCGGGATGACGGTGTCGCTTGGGGCGGAGAACTCGGGGGTCAACGTGATCGCGGGGCGCGTGCTGGACGCGGCGGGGGTGGACGCGGCGTCGATCCGCGACCCCCAGCTCGACCTCGGTGCGTCGATCGCGGCCATGGCGGAGGGCGAGATCGACGGGTTCTTCTGGGTGGGCGGGCTGCCGACCCCGGGGATCGCGCAGCTGGCACGGACCGCGGACGTGCGCCTGCTGCCGATCGAGCAGGAGTGGGTGAACGAGGTGAACGACCGCTACTCGCACGCGTACAGGCCTGCCGACGTGCCGGCGGGGACGTACGGGCTCGCTGCCGCGGTCACCACCCTCGCCGTGCCGAACTACCTGGTCACGGCGGGCTCGACGCCCGCGGGGGTGGTGCGCGATGTGCTGGCGACGCTGTTCGATGCCAGGACGGCTCTCGCGCAACAGGTGCCGGCGGCGGCGCTGCTCGACCGGAGGTCGGCCATCTTCACGGGTCCGGTGCCGTTGCACCCCGGCGCGCAGGAGTACTACCGCGACCTGCGGGGGTGA